Proteins from a genomic interval of Haemorhous mexicanus isolate bHaeMex1 chromosome Z, bHaeMex1.pri, whole genome shotgun sequence:
- the GADD45G gene encoding growth arrest and DNA damage-inducible protein GADD45 gamma — MTLEEIHGQQPMPAGHDWMQGAGTALHELLVSAQRRGCLTAGVYESAKLMNVDPDNVAFCVLAADQEDEGDIALQIHFTLIQAFCCENDIDIVRVNDVAKLAAIVGPSEDSGEPRDLHCILITNPNEEGWKDPALEKLNLFCEESRNVNDWVPTITLPE, encoded by the exons ATGACTCTGGAGGAGATCCACGGACAGCAGCCCATGCCTGCGGGCCACGACTG GATGCAGGGCGCCGGCACGGCCCTCCACGAGCTGCTGGTGTCAGCGCAGCGCCGGGGCTGCCTCACCGCCGGCGTCTACGAGTCGGCCAAGCTGATGAATGT CGACCCCGACAACGTCGCGTTCTGTGTGCTGGCCGCGGACCAGGAGGACGAGGGGGACATCGCCTTGCAAATCCACTTCACTCTGATCCAAGCATTCTGCTGCGAGAACGATATCGACATCGTGCGGGTGAACGACGTGGCCAAGCTGGCGGCCATCGTGGGGCCCAGCGAGGACTCGGGGGAGCCGCGCGATCTCCACTGCATCCTCATCACG aaCCCGAATGAAGAAGGCTGGAAGGACCCAGCTCTGGAGAAGCTGAACTTGTTTTGTGAAGAGAGCAGGAATGTCAATGACTGGGTGCCAACTATCACCCTGCCTGAGTGA